TACGGAGAATTATGCCTGAGGGTTATAATTTACTTTCTTTGAATGATATAAATTACACCAAAGAAATTCCTGAAACAGCAGATAGTTTTAGAGGAAATGCCTTACAAAAGGCAAAAACTATAAGAAATGAAACAGCCTATGATTGTTTTGCTGATGATTCGGGACTTGAGGTGGAAATACTTAATGGCAAACCCGGAGTATTTTCGGCACGATATGCAGGTGAAGACGGCAACCATAAAAAGAATAATGAAAAATTACTAAAAGAATTGTCAGCAAAAAGCAATAGAAAAGCTCAATTCAAAACTGTAATTGCTTTGATTCTTGACGGTAAAGAATACTTTTTTGAAGGAATTGTAAAAGGCAAAATTATTACAGAACTCAAAGGAAAAGAAGGTTTTGGTTACGACCCATTATTTGTAGCTGATGGTTATAAAAACACCTTTGCTCAAATGAATGCTGAACTAAAAAATAAAATTAGTCATAGAGCTAATGCATTAAAGGAGATGATTGAGTTTTTGGAAAGAGAGAAAAAACGAGATTAACTTACTAATCTTGCATCTATTTTATATCGCATCCGAACCACTTACAATTTCAAGTATTTCATTTGTTATAGCAGTTTGTCTTGCTTTGTTGTATGTGAGTTTCAAGTCTTTGAGAATATCCTGAGCATTTTCTGTTGCTTTGTCCATAGCAGTCATTCTTGCACCAAGTTCAGAAGCATTTGATTCAAGAATTATTCTATAAAAAGAAATTTTTAATGATGTTGGAATTAGTTCATCAATAATTTCTTCCTCTGTAGGTTCGAAAATATAATTAAGTGCAACAGATTTTTCCTTGTTTTCTGTTTCCTCTTTTTGTTCAATGGGTAGGTATTGTTGAATTGTTGTATTATAAACTGCGGCATTTTTAAAACCATTAAAAATAAATTTTACAAGGTCGTATTCTTCATTCTTAAATTGCCTGAGAACTTTTGTTGCAATAGATTCTACTTTTACATAAGTACTTCCCTGTAATTCAGTATAGCTATCAATTATATTGTAATCATTTTTTTTAAAATATTCTTCAGCTTTTTTACCAATGCACAATAGGTCAATATTTTGATGTGCAGAGCCATTTGATTTCAGTTCTTCAATTATGTGAACGGTTGTTTTAATAATTGAGCTGTTATAGGAACCACATAAACCTTTATCGGCAGTAACAGGAATTAGAAGAATTTTTTGGGGAGTTCGTTTTTTATAAAATGGATTTAAAGAAATATCATCAATACCTTCAGAAAGTTGAACAATTATTTCATTTAATTTATTTGCATAAGGACGTATTTTTAATATTGCATTCTGAGCTTTTTTAAGCTTTGATGCAGCAACCATTTTCATTGCTCTGGTAATTTGCTGTGTCGATTTTACAGAGCCTATTCTTGTCCTTATTTCTTTTAAATTACTCATGTACTTTTAATAATTCTACATAAATTCAATTTGTTACAACAATATTATTTAATATAATTCGGTTCAATATCTTTAGCAACTTCAGTTAGTGTATTTTTTATATCATCATCAATTTTACCTTCTTTCAATTTGTCAAGAATATCCTGATGTTTTGTTTCAACAAGTTCAAGGTATTCTTCTTCAAAGGGAATTACATCTTTTATTGCAATATTTTTAAGCAATCCTGTTGTTCCAAGGAAAATAATCGCTATTTGTTTTTCTACGGAAACAGGAGAATATCTGTTTTGTTTAAGAATTTCAACATTGCGTTCACCTTTAGCAATAATTGATTTTGTTGTAGCATCAAGGTCGGAACCAAACTTAGCAAATGTAGCAAGTTCCCGATATTGTGCTTGGTCAATTTTTAGTGTGCCTGCAACTTTTTTCATTGCTTTTATTTGTGCATTACCACCAACCCTTGATACGGAAATACCAACATTAATAGCAGGACGAATTCCACCGTTAAAGAGGTCTGTTTCAAGAAAAATCTGACCATCGGTAATTGATATTACATTTGTAGGAATATATGCAGAAACATCCCCTGCTTGTGTTTCAATAATTGGAAGTGCTGTTAATGATCCGCCACCTTTAATTTTCCCTTTCATTGAAGGAGGAATATCGTTCATTTTTTGAGCAACTTCATCAGAGCCGATTACCTTACAAGCTCTTTCTAATAAGCGTGAGTGAAGATAGAAAACATCACCGGGGTAGGCTTCACGTCCCGGAGGTCTTCTTAACAATAATGAAACTTCACGATATGAAACGGCTTGTTTTGAAAGGTCATCATAAATCACAAGTGCTGATTTACCTCTATCTCTAAAATATTCACCAATAGCACAGCCTGCAAAAGGAGCATAAAATTGCATAGGTGAGGGATTTGATGCGGAAGCGGAAACTATTGTTGTGTATTCCATTGCACCATGTTCTTCAAGTGTTTTTACAAGTTTTGCAACATTCGCTTCTTTTTGTCCTATAGAAACGTAAATACAATAAACAGGGTCGCCCTTGTCGAAATTTTCTTTTTGATTAATTATTGCATCAATTGCTATGGTAGATTTTCCTGATTGTCTGTCTCCAATAATAAGTTCTCTTTGTCCCCTCCCGATAGGTATCATTGAGTCAATTGCTTTAATACCCGTTTGTAAAGGTTCAGAAACTGGCTCTCTAAAAATTACACCCGGAGCTTTTCTTTCTATTGGCATCTCAAATTTTTCACCGAGAATATCTCCTTTCCCGTCAACCGGTTCGCCAAGTGCATCTACAACTCTACCAAGAATATTTTCATTTACTTTAATCGATGCGATAAGCTCTGTTCTTTTTACAATATCTCCTTCGTTAATATCGGAATAGTCACCCATTAACACAACACCAACGTTGTCTTCTTCAAGATTAAGTACGATTCCTTTTGTTCCATTTTCAAATTCTACAAGCTCACCTGCCGCTACTAAATTCAAACCAAAAACATGAGCAATACCATCACCAACTTCTAAAACATAACCAACTTCTTCGAGCTTTGTTTTTGAATCAAAACCGGATAATTCCTTCCTAAGGATTGACGAAATTTCACTTGGTTTAATATCTGACATATTATTATTTTTTATTTCTTCTAATCTTTTAGAAGATGTTTTTCTAAATTTTTTATTCGATTTTCTATACTTGCATTCAACAACATATTATCATATTTAAGAGAAAAGCCTCCAATTAAGCTACTGTCAATTGTATTTGAAAGATTTACATCTTTGCAATTGCTTGTTCTTTTAATATAACTTTTAATGTCTTCAAGAATATTTTTTTCAAGTTTTATAACTGAAACAACTTCTGCTTCAAGTATTCCTTTTTCAGTACGATAGAGGCTAGTAAAACTTTCAAAAATATCAACTATCAGGGTTTCTCTTTTATTATCAACTACAATTTTTATAAAATCTATTGTTATTTTTTCAAAATTATCTTTAAATATTTTTTTTAAAATAACATATTTCTTTTGACTTTGAATTGTCGGATTTTTTAAAAGAACTGCTAACTCTCGGTTTTCTGTAACAACTTTTAGAAATAAATTAGCATTCGCAAAAACAATTTCTAAATTTTTACGCTCCTTTGCATCCTCAAGTAATGCTGTTGCATATCTTTTTATTACTCTGTAATATGCCATAAAATTTATCTCTATAAGTCTTTTAAACTTTCTTTTATTATATCCTTTTGTTTCTCAGGGTTTTCAAGTTCTTTTTTTATAACTTTTGTAGCAGTACTAATAATTATTTCCCCAATTTCTTTTTTTAACTCGTTAAATGCTTTATCCTTTTCTTTTTTTACAAGTTCTCTTGTTTCGGACATTATTTTTTTCTGTTCCTTCTTGGAGTTTGCTTTTGATGCTTCAATTATTTTGTCACTTTTTTCTTTTGCATCTTTAAGCATCTTATCCCTTTCTAATTTAGCCTCTTTAGCAAAACTCTCATTTTGTTGTTTAAGTTCAGCTATTTCCTCTCTTGCATTTTTTGCTTCATTCAAAGCTTTTTCAATGCTGTCTTCTCTCGCTTTTAAGGCTTCAGTAATTGGTTTCCAAGCATATTTTCGTAAAATAAATAACAATAGTAAAAATATTACCATTGTCCAAAACATTAACCCTAAGTCGGGCTTGAGCAAAGCATTTAGTAATATCATCTGATATTAATTTTGAGTTATAAAAATAATTAAAACCGAAAAAAATAAAATAATTACTTTATTTCGGACGGGGAAAATATTTACACTTTTCCAATAATAATAACACCTAAAACAACACCAAATAAAGCAACACCCTCAATCATAGCAGCAGTAATAATCATTGCTGAATTGATTTTGCCTGATGCTTCAGGTTGACGTGCAATTGCTTGTGCTGCATTAGCACCAATTTGACCAATACCAATACCTGCACCAAGAACAGCTAATCCTGCTGCTACACCGGCACCTAATCCAAATCCTAAATCTAATAATAACATCTTTTTGTTCTTTTGTTTTTTGTAAAAAAATTTTTAATGTTCAGTTTCTACTGCCTGTCCAATAAAAAGTGCAGACAATGTAGTAAATATATATGCTTGCAATAATGCAATTAATATTTCAATCATATCAATAAAAAGAGAAAATGCAACAGCTATTACAGATGTTGCCCAACCAACAGCAGGGACAGAACCAAGCTTGCCAAAGATAAAAATTAATGAAATAAATGATAAAATAACAAGGTGTCCTGCAATAATATTTGCAAACAAACGAATAGTAAGTGCAAATGGTTTTGTAAGAATGCTGATAAACTCAACAACAAGCATTATAGGTTTTACAAAAACAGGAATATTAGGAAACCAAAATATATGTTGCCAATAACTGCGTTTTCCGTTAATATTAATTGTTACCATTGCTATTAATGCTAATGTAGCGGTAACAGCAATATTCCCTGTAACATTTGCTGAAAATGGAATAATACCCATCATGTTCAAAAACCAGATAAAAAAGAAAAAGCTTAGAAGAAGTGGTAAAAATCTTTTGTAATGAGTAGGG
This is a stretch of genomic DNA from Bacteroidota bacterium. It encodes these proteins:
- the rdgB gene encoding RdgB/HAM1 family non-canonical purine NTP pyrophosphatase, with protein sequence MKQLIIASHNKHKIEEIRRIMPEGYNLLSLNDINYTKEIPETADSFRGNALQKAKTIRNETAYDCFADDSGLEVEILNGKPGVFSARYAGEDGNHKKNNEKLLKELSAKSNRKAQFKTVIALILDGKEYFFEGIVKGKIITELKGKEGFGYDPLFVADGYKNTFAQMNAELKNKISHRANALKEMIEFLEREKKRD
- the atpG gene encoding ATP synthase F1 subunit gamma, whose translation is MSNLKEIRTRIGSVKSTQQITRAMKMVAASKLKKAQNAILKIRPYANKLNEIIVQLSEGIDDISLNPFYKKRTPQKILLIPVTADKGLCGSYNSSIIKTTVHIIEELKSNGSAHQNIDLLCIGKKAEEYFKKNDYNIIDSYTELQGSTYVKVESIATKVLRQFKNEEYDLVKFIFNGFKNAAVYNTTIQQYLPIEQKEETENKEKSVALNYIFEPTEEEIIDELIPTSLKISFYRIILESNASELGARMTAMDKATENAQDILKDLKLTYNKARQTAITNEILEIVSGSDAI
- the atpA gene encoding F0F1 ATP synthase subunit alpha, encoding MSDIKPSEISSILRKELSGFDSKTKLEEVGYVLEVGDGIAHVFGLNLVAAGELVEFENGTKGIVLNLEEDNVGVVLMGDYSDINEGDIVKRTELIASIKVNENILGRVVDALGEPVDGKGDILGEKFEMPIERKAPGVIFREPVSEPLQTGIKAIDSMIPIGRGQRELIIGDRQSGKSTIAIDAIINQKENFDKGDPVYCIYVSIGQKEANVAKLVKTLEEHGAMEYTTIVSASASNPSPMQFYAPFAGCAIGEYFRDRGKSALVIYDDLSKQAVSYREVSLLLRRPPGREAYPGDVFYLHSRLLERACKVIGSDEVAQKMNDIPPSMKGKIKGGGSLTALPIIETQAGDVSAYIPTNVISITDGQIFLETDLFNGGIRPAINVGISVSRVGGNAQIKAMKKVAGTLKIDQAQYRELATFAKFGSDLDATTKSIIAKGERNVEILKQNRYSPVSVEKQIAIIFLGTTGLLKNIAIKDVIPFEEEYLELVETKHQDILDKLKEGKIDDDIKNTLTEVAKDIEPNYIK
- the atpH gene encoding ATP synthase F1 subunit delta — encoded protein: MAYYRVIKRYATALLEDAKERKNLEIVFANANLFLKVVTENRELAVLLKNPTIQSQKKYVILKKIFKDNFEKITIDFIKIVVDNKRETLIVDIFESFTSLYRTEKGILEAEVVSVIKLEKNILEDIKSYIKRTSNCKDVNLSNTIDSSLIGGFSLKYDNMLLNASIENRIKNLEKHLLKD
- the atpF gene encoding F0F1 ATP synthase subunit B, producing MILLNALLKPDLGLMFWTMVIFLLLLFILRKYAWKPITEALKAREDSIEKALNEAKNAREEIAELKQQNESFAKEAKLERDKMLKDAKEKSDKIIEASKANSKKEQKKIMSETRELVKKEKDKAFNELKKEIGEIIISTATKVIKKELENPEKQKDIIKESLKDL
- the atpE gene encoding ATP synthase F0 subunit C, with product MLLLDLGFGLGAGVAAGLAVLGAGIGIGQIGANAAQAIARQPEASGKINSAMIITAAMIEGVALFGVVLGVIIIGKV